The Chitinophagales bacterium genomic sequence ATTCCTCCACTCATGAGCACAAACGGCTACTACAAATCGCCCAAGGAGTGTTGGCGTACCGGTTATCACTCCGGTCACAGGGTTTATTTGTACCAAAGGGTTTCCCAACATAGGTTTTTGAGGAGAAAAACCAGGTGTATATCCAAAGCTCGGAGGGTTACTGCTGATCTGTGTAATTGGTGTTGGCACCACACTCAACTGCTTGGGTTTGGGATTTGTGGTAGTTCCTCCGGGATATGCATCACAAAATTCGTAACTAAGTGAATCTCCGTCTATATCAAATGCTGAATGGTCATAGACAAGCGGATTGTTCACACATATGATCTGCGGGGGGTAGTTTTTGAAATAAGCACTGTTATTACAACTTGTTTCTGCCACAGGTGGGATGTTACAAAAATAGGTAGCTCCAACCTGTCCCGGATTCTTAATATTCAGGATCGCTTCGTTGCGACAGCAACGCACATATACCACCCTATAACCTGAACTGTTTACAGGCAGAGAATATGTCTTGGTAAAAGTAAGCCTCTTCAGGCAAACAGCAGGAGGGTTATTTACACACTCATTCTTAAAGTTCCTCGGAACCAGGAAACTATCAAAATGTCCTGTGCCATAAACATTTGTAAAGTTGCCTATTGAGTCAAGAGGAATCGTAGGTGAGCCATCATTGGCAAATATGCCTACATAAGCGGGTATGTCTTCAGCCCTTGCCTCAGGAATACCATTCAGGCAATCCTGGTAAATTTCAATCTTTATTTCGTATTTAATATTTCCACCCGGAGCCGGGCCAAGGCATTTATATGTTATCTCTCCACCTACAATATGCGTAGCAAATGCCTGATTTTGGCAGCAAAGTGCAACCAGTAAAAAGTAAAGAAATATTTTAGCCCTTTTCAACATAATTGGTCCTGTCCCGCCAGCAACAATATTCAGCAAATGACATAAGATCATTGCTCAATGCTTCATCAGCCTCAATCATACCCATATGCCCGCAATGGCTGTAGACATATACAAAGTTAACGTTTGCCAGTGAAGTTTGTTGCATTAAGTTTTTGTTTATTGCGATATTATCATCCTCTCCTATTATCCATAATACCGGCACAGTACTATCTTTCAAGTTACTTGTTCTGTCCGGCCTGTTTATCATAGCATTGTAAAAAGCAATTAAACTTTTATTTTCAGTTAATAACGCCCGCTCAGTAATGCTTCTTATAGCCTCAGTAAGCTCTGTCCTAGACGCCGCGGAGAATAGCGTCGGGATCATCTGCCTGATAAAAGGCTCTCTGCCTCCTTTTTTGAAGAGTTCGATCGACTTAAGGCGCTGATCCTTC encodes the following:
- a CDS encoding alpha/beta hydrolase, whose product is MERKVISTERFPKLSYTVSGKGYPVILLHGFPLDGKIWDNVVTRISKEYCVIVPDIPGCGSSHFAGEVLSIEDMAKSIKLIADHEKLDKIILAGHSMGGYAALAFAALFPGKLLGIGLVHSFATADSEEKKDQRLKSIELFKKGGREPFIRQMIPTLFSAASRTELTEAIRSITERALLTENKSLIAFYNAMINRPDRTSNLKDSTVPVLWIIGEDDNIAINKNLMQQTSLANVNFVYVYSHCGHMGMIEADEALSNDLMSFAEYCCWRDRTNYVEKG